One part of the Thermococcus radiotolerans genome encodes these proteins:
- a CDS encoding 30S ribosomal protein S27e produces the protein MALPKNLIPMPRSRFLRVKCIDCGNEQIVFSNPATTVRCLVCGATLVEPTGGKGVIKAKILEVLE, from the coding sequence ATGGCGCTCCCGAAGAACCTCATCCCGATGCCGAGGAGCAGGTTCCTCCGCGTCAAGTGCATAGACTGCGGCAACGAGCAGATAGTCTTCAGCAACCCGGCGACCACCGTCCGCTGCCTCGTCTGCGGCGCGACCCTCGTCGAGCCGACCGGCGGAAAGGGCGTCATAAAGGCCAAGATACTCGAGGTTCTCGAGTGA
- a CDS encoding translation initiation factor IF-2 subunit alpha, which translates to MPRKAKEYPEEGEFVVATVKSIHPYGAFLKLDEYPGKEGFMHISEVASTWVKNIRDYVKEGQKIVAKVIRVDPSKGHIDLSLKRVNQQQRKAKLQEYKRAQKAENLLKMAAEKIGKDFETAWREVWVPLEEEYGEVYAAFEDAAQNGMDVLRGLIGDEWTEALRPIIEAYVEIPTVTIDAEFEITVPSPNGVEIIKEALIRARDRANEEKEIEVKFSYQGAPRYRIDITAPDYYKAEEVLEDIAEEILRVIKEAGGEATLIRKEKRIKKIKRRGA; encoded by the coding sequence ATGCCGAGGAAAGCCAAGGAGTACCCCGAAGAGGGAGAGTTTGTGGTTGCCACTGTTAAGAGCATTCACCCTTACGGTGCGTTCCTCAAGCTTGACGAATATCCGGGCAAGGAAGGATTCATGCACATAAGCGAGGTCGCCTCCACCTGGGTCAAGAACATCAGGGATTACGTGAAGGAGGGCCAGAAGATAGTCGCCAAGGTCATCCGCGTCGACCCGAGCAAGGGGCACATCGACCTGAGCCTCAAGCGCGTCAACCAGCAGCAGAGGAAGGCCAAGCTCCAGGAGTACAAGCGCGCCCAGAAGGCCGAGAACCTGCTGAAGATGGCGGCCGAGAAAATAGGAAAGGACTTCGAGACGGCCTGGAGGGAGGTCTGGGTTCCCCTCGAGGAGGAGTACGGCGAGGTTTACGCCGCCTTCGAGGACGCGGCCCAGAACGGGATGGACGTTCTCAGGGGACTCATCGGCGATGAGTGGACCGAGGCCCTGAGGCCGATAATCGAGGCCTACGTCGAGATTCCGACCGTTACGATCGACGCCGAGTTTGAGATAACCGTGCCCAGCCCGAACGGGGTTGAAATCATCAAGGAAGCCCTGATAAGGGCCCGCGACAGGGCCAACGAGGAGAAGGAGATAGAGGTCAAGTTCTCCTACCAGGGAGCGCCGAGGTACAGGATAGACATAACCGCCCCGGACTACTACAAGGCCGAAGAGGTTCTTGAGGACATAGCCGAGGAGATACTGCGCGTCATAAAGGAAGCGGGCGGCGAAGCGACGCTCATCCGGAAGGAGAAGAGAATCAAGAAGATAAAGAGGAGAGGGGCATGA
- a CDS encoding 50S ribosomal protein L44e, which translates to MKYPKQIRTYCPYCKKHTIHKVEKVKKRPRSELSQGQRRFRRIMKGYRGFPRPNPAGREKPVKKLDLRFRCTVCGKAHTRGQGFRVKKFELVEV; encoded by the coding sequence ATGAAGTATCCGAAGCAGATAAGGACTTACTGCCCCTACTGTAAGAAGCACACTATCCACAAGGTCGAGAAGGTCAAGAAGAGACCGAGGAGCGAGCTCAGCCAGGGCCAGAGGCGCTTCCGCAGGATCATGAAGGGTTACCGCGGTTTCCCGAGGCCGAACCCGGCCGGAAGGGAGAAGCCGGTCAAGAAGCTCGACCTCCGCTTCAGGTGCACCGTCTGCGGCAAGGCCCACACCAGGGGACAGGGCTTCCGCGTTAAGAAGTTCGAGCTGGTGGAGGTGTGA